From Deferribacter autotrophicus, the proteins below share one genomic window:
- the hemA gene encoding glutamyl-tRNA reductase yields the protein MQLAIVGLNHNTAPVEIREKLSLKEDELQKEYSLLLSTERIYETLIISTCNRVEYYIITDDFLCNVEAIINRLSERSGIDIMELKNYTYVYCGTEALKHLFKVACGLDSLVLGEPQILGQVKDSFNQARLYGKFGTYLKQLEQFTLKTAKKVRTHTAISENPVSVSYAAVELAKKIFGDLKNNTALIIGAGEMCELAAKHLQTSNINKIYVTNRTFERAVTLANEVNGEPIPFDSFINYLPKVDIVISSTGAPNYIVTYQHIKDIMKKRKYSPMFFIDIAVPRDIDPDISNLDNIYVYDIDDLKDVVEANKREREKEAQKALKFIEYYVEEFNKWLESLKIVPTIKLIRQNFEKIKETELEKFFSKNQIEDADLKKQIDYLLTSYMNKILHNPLTVLKNKSIEKEKYTISEAAQILFNIKE from the coding sequence ATGCAGTTAGCCATAGTAGGATTAAATCACAATACAGCACCAGTAGAAATTAGAGAAAAACTAAGTCTTAAAGAAGACGAACTTCAAAAAGAATATTCGCTTTTACTATCAACTGAAAGAATTTATGAAACATTAATTATATCAACATGCAATAGAGTAGAATATTACATTATTACTGATGATTTCCTATGTAATGTTGAAGCAATTATCAACAGACTATCTGAACGCAGCGGTATTGATATAATGGAATTAAAAAATTACACATATGTTTACTGCGGAACTGAAGCATTAAAACATTTATTTAAGGTAGCGTGTGGACTTGATTCTCTAGTTCTTGGTGAACCACAAATTCTTGGACAGGTAAAAGATTCATTCAATCAAGCAAGACTGTACGGTAAGTTTGGAACCTATTTAAAACAACTTGAACAATTTACTTTAAAAACAGCTAAAAAAGTGCGTACTCATACTGCTATTTCAGAAAATCCTGTATCAGTTAGTTATGCTGCCGTTGAGCTTGCAAAAAAAATATTTGGTGATTTAAAAAATAACACAGCACTAATAATTGGTGCTGGTGAAATGTGTGAACTTGCTGCTAAGCATTTGCAAACTTCAAATATCAATAAAATATATGTGACAAATCGAACCTTTGAGAGAGCAGTAACTCTTGCAAATGAAGTGAATGGTGAACCTATTCCTTTCGACAGTTTTATCAATTATTTACCAAAGGTCGATATCGTCATAAGTTCTACAGGAGCTCCAAACTACATTGTAACATATCAACACATTAAAGATATAATGAAAAAAAGAAAATATTCTCCAATGTTTTTCATTGATATTGCGGTCCCAAGAGATATCGATCCAGACATTTCAAATTTGGACAATATTTACGTGTATGATATTGATGATTTGAAAGATGTAGTTGAAGCAAATAAAAGAGAAAGAGAAAAAGAAGCACAAAAGGCACTGAAATTTATTGAGTATTATGTTGAAGAATTTAACAAGTGGCTTGAATCTCTAAAAATTGTTCCAACCATAAAATTAATTAGACAAAATTTTGAAAAAATAAAAGAAACAGAACTTGAAAAATTCTTTTCAAAAAACCAAATTGAAGATGCAGATTTGAAAAAACAGATAGATTATCTTCTCACATCTTATATGAATAAAATCTTGCACAACCCTCTCACAGTACTTAAAAACAAAAGTATTGAAAAAGAAAAATATACTATATCAGAAGCAGCACAAATTTTATTTAACATAAAGGAGTGA
- the hemC gene encoding hydroxymethylbilane synthase: MEKIVIGTRGSKLALWQANYIKSRIEEKHGIKVELKIIKTTGDKILDTPLAKIGGKGLFVKEIEQELLKGTIDLAVHSMKDVPVELPEGLDIFIHPEREEPFDAFLSVKYDSIDSLPDGAVVGTSSLRRKVQLLRKYPHLKIKDLRGNVDTRIRKLVSGEFDAIILAKAGLKRLGLTEHIKQTLTDDFMIPAVCQGTLGIEVREKDKETIDILSFLNDEETNICSKAERAFLKTLEGGCQVPIGCYAKLDKDKLFIKGFLANLDGSKFLYEEITGQKEDAEKLGIKLAQTILDKGGDKIIQEIYETEN; encoded by the coding sequence ATGGAAAAAATTGTAATTGGCACAAGAGGTAGTAAGCTTGCTCTCTGGCAGGCAAACTATATTAAATCGAGGATTGAAGAGAAACACGGTATCAAAGTGGAATTAAAAATCATTAAAACCACCGGAGATAAAATTCTTGATACTCCTCTAGCCAAAATAGGTGGTAAAGGGCTTTTTGTAAAAGAAATAGAGCAGGAGCTACTTAAAGGTACAATTGACCTTGCAGTACACTCAATGAAAGATGTCCCTGTAGAGCTTCCTGAAGGACTTGATATTTTTATTCATCCTGAAAGAGAAGAACCTTTTGACGCTTTTCTCTCAGTAAAATATGACAGTATTGATAGTTTACCTGATGGGGCAGTGGTTGGAACAAGTAGTCTGAGAAGAAAGGTTCAACTTCTTAGAAAATATCCTCATTTAAAGATAAAAGATTTAAGAGGTAACGTTGATACAAGGATTAGAAAACTTGTAAGCGGTGAATTTGATGCTATCATTCTTGCAAAAGCAGGTTTAAAAAGACTTGGACTTACAGAACATATCAAACAAACCTTGACCGATGATTTCATGATACCCGCAGTTTGCCAAGGTACTCTCGGTATCGAAGTTAGAGAAAAAGATAAAGAAACTATCGATATCCTCTCCTTTCTAAATGATGAAGAAACAAATATTTGCTCAAAAGCTGAAAGAGCTTTCCTTAAAACTCTCGAAGGTGGATGTCAGGTACCAATAGGCTGCTATGCTAAGCTTGATAAAGATAAGCTTTTTATAAAAGGGTTTCTTGCAAATTTAGACGGCTCAAAATTTTTATACGAAGAGATAACCGGTCAAAAAGAGGATGCTGAAAAACTCGGAATAAAACTAGCACAAACAATTCTTGATAAAGGTGGAGACAAAATAATTCAAGAGATCTATGAAACAGAGAATTAA
- a CDS encoding uroporphyrinogen-III synthase, whose translation MKQRIKNVLITRQPNQSVEFINELSKSGFHPFLLPMIKTIPLDYSVSSNNYDFIVFTSTNAVTYFANNLKKIKFKNIIAVGEKTASLLKQFDIIPNIIPDEFSAEGLIKVLDNMDIKNNFFLIPTTPARSDLLENYLKQRKALVEICYIYKTVEENYPEGYIDNFVINNNIDTVTFASPSAARSFLKQAKNINLNLLTIISIGKTTAKFLEKEGIKSYYPEKYTVKEMVKLISSLSKNN comes from the coding sequence ATGAAACAGAGAATTAAAAATGTATTAATAACAAGACAGCCTAATCAGTCGGTAGAATTTATAAATGAATTGTCCAAATCCGGTTTTCACCCTTTTTTACTACCTATGATAAAAACTATCCCTTTGGATTATTCGGTTTCTTCAAACAACTACGACTTTATCGTTTTTACAAGCACAAATGCCGTAACTTATTTCGCAAACAATTTAAAAAAAATAAAATTCAAAAATATAATTGCCGTTGGTGAAAAAACGGCTTCTTTATTAAAACAATTTGATATCATTCCCAATATAATACCTGATGAATTTTCTGCCGAAGGCTTAATAAAAGTTTTAGACAATATGGACATAAAAAATAATTTTTTCCTCATCCCCACAACCCCTGCTAGAAGTGACCTCTTAGAAAATTATCTAAAGCAAAGAAAAGCTCTAGTAGAAATTTGCTATATTTACAAAACTGTGGAAGAAAATTATCCAGAAGGATATATTGATAACTTTGTTATAAATAACAATATTGATACTGTAACCTTCGCTTCGCCGTCGGCTGCAAGAAGTTTTTTAAAGCAAGCAAAAAATATAAATTTAAATTTACTCACTATTATCTCAATAGGAAAAACCACCGCAAAGTTTCTGGAAAAAGAAGGGATAAAATCATACTACCCTGAAAAATATACTGTTAAGGAGATGGTAAAATTGATTTCATCTCTTTCAAAAAATAACTAA
- the hemB gene encoding porphobilinogen synthase has product MSFPTIRGRRLRRNETIRRMIRETNLSVDDLIYPLFVVEEENVKNEVPSMPGVFQMSIDNIVKECIEAEKLGIPGVILFGIPEHKDELGSEAYNDEGIIQRTIKAIKENTKTLQVITDVCMCEYTSHGHCGIIKDGDVDNDETLKYLALEALSHAKAGADMVAPSDMMDGRVAAIRDILDENGFYNIPIMSYAVKYASAFYGPFRDAAESTPAFGDRRTYQMDPPNRLEALREAELDLMEGADIIMVKPALPYLDIIREIKDNFNVPVAAYNVSGEYSMLKAAIEKGWLDEKVIYESLISIKRAGADLILTYFAKEIAMRL; this is encoded by the coding sequence ATGAGTTTTCCGACAATTAGAGGAAGAAGATTAAGAAGAAATGAAACTATTAGAAGAATGATTAGGGAAACAAACCTAAGTGTAGATGATTTAATATATCCTCTTTTTGTAGTTGAAGAAGAAAATGTAAAAAATGAAGTCCCATCAATGCCAGGTGTATTTCAGATGAGCATTGATAATATCGTTAAAGAATGTATTGAAGCGGAAAAACTTGGAATCCCTGGAGTAATCCTATTCGGCATTCCTGAACACAAAGATGAATTGGGTAGTGAAGCCTACAACGATGAAGGGATTATTCAAAGAACAATCAAAGCTATTAAAGAAAATACTAAAACTTTGCAGGTAATTACAGATGTCTGCATGTGCGAATACACCAGTCACGGACATTGTGGTATCATAAAGGATGGGGATGTGGATAACGATGAAACTCTGAAATACTTAGCTCTTGAAGCTTTAAGCCATGCCAAAGCTGGAGCAGATATGGTTGCTCCAAGTGATATGATGGATGGAAGAGTGGCTGCAATCAGAGACATTCTTGATGAAAACGGCTTTTATAACATTCCTATTATGAGTTATGCTGTTAAATATGCATCAGCTTTTTACGGACCGTTCAGAGACGCTGCCGAAAGCACACCAGCTTTTGGGGATAGAAGAACTTATCAAATGGATCCTCCCAATAGGCTAGAAGCATTAAGGGAAGCAGAACTTGATCTGATGGAAGGGGCTGACATAATTATGGTAAAACCAGCTCTTCCTTACCTTGATATCATCAGAGAAATAAAGGATAATTTCAACGTACCTGTGGCTGCTTATAACGTCAGCGGTGAGTATTCCATGCTTAAAGCTGCTATAGAAAAAGGATGGCTAGATGAAAAAGTTATATATGAGTCCCTAATTTCAATAAAAAGAGCTGGGGCTGATTTAATCCTTACTTATTTTGCAAAAGAAATTGCAATGAGGCTATAA